In Mytilus edulis chromosome 13, xbMytEdul2.2, whole genome shotgun sequence, a single window of DNA contains:
- the LOC139501166 gene encoding neuronal acetylcholine receptor subunit alpha-6-like, whose protein sequence is MEQIIRITLLIISFDAIPCLAQAIGGGDAALDLVTSLFSNYSTIVRPNKDYSKPMNVDLDMILVGINGLDEVEGKLTTTGYLSVRWIDEYLTWDTAEVMQLYIPQDRIWKPDLTLKNGFTKLTTLGSDFILAQIMNGAVFWQPFEVFESKCTIDITHFPFDQQTCELVFVVWSYFIDDVNVTKGNNGIEIEDMEESAQWSIISTSAKEDKEGTESKVTFTLTLQRSSGYYIFNIIIPVIFLGLLNVFTYVLPADSGEKMGYAMTVFLSFSVFLTIVSSELPKSSGSYFGYYLMALLGFGVITVCVTAFELRMHHWQSRVPNWVKTIMRCACCCCLCEDNRVDDVENKKKIKKVTWPDVTAFIDFVMFWILFISFIALTGVVMVILKLRIKMPF, encoded by the coding sequence ATGGAACAAATAATAAGAATTACACTGTTAATAATATCTTTCGACGCAATTCCTTGTCTTGCACAGGCGATTGGTGGCGGAGATGCCGCCCTGGATCTTGTCACGAGCCTATTTTCAAATTATAGTACAATAGTTCGACCAAACAAGGATTATTCGAAACCGATGAACGTTGATCTAGACATGATCCTTGTTGGTATTAATGGTTTAGATGAAGTTGAGGGTAAATTAACAACAACTGGTTACCTGTCCGTTAGATGGATAGACGAATATTTAACATGGGACACCGCTGAAGTCATGCAACTGTACATTCCTCAAGATAGAATATGGAAACCAGATTTGACACTTAAAAACGGCTTTACAAAATTGACTACACTTGGGTCCGACTTTATCTTAGCCCAGATTATGAATGGAGCTGTATTTTGGCAGCCGTTCGAGGTTTTCGAATCTAAATGTACGATTGACATTACTCACTTTCCTTTTGATCAACAAACGTGCGaacttgtttttgttgtttggtcATACTTCATAGATGACGTGAATGTTACAAAAGGTAACAACGGAATTGAAATAGAAGATATGGAAGAAAGTGCACAATGGAGCATAATTTCAACTTCTGCAAAAGAGGACAAGGAAGGAACAGAGTCAAAGGTCACATTTACACTTACACTACAACGGAGCTCTGGgtattatatttttaacattattatCCCAGTAATATTTCTAGGACTTCTGAATGTGTTTACATATGTCCTCCCAGCGGACAGTGGAGAAAAAATGGGTTACGCAATGACGGTTTTCTTGTCATTTTCTGTTTTTCTGACAATCGTTAGTTCTGAATTACCCAAATCGTCCGGATCCTATTTCGGATATTATTTGATGGCCTTACTCGGATTTGGTGTAATAACAGTTTGTGTTACGGCATTTGAGCTCCGCATGCATCACTGGCAGAGCAGGGTGCCAAATTGGGTTAAAACAATTATGCGATGTGCATGTTGCTGTTGTTTATGCGAAGACAACCGTGTTGATGATGtggaaaataaaaagaagataaagaaGGTGACTTGGCCTGATGTTACCGCTTTTATAGATTTTGTTATGTTTTGGATTTTGTTTATATCATTTATTGCTTTAACAGGAGTAGTAATGGTTATTTTAAAACTTAGGATTAAAATGCCATTTTGA
- the LOC139501514 gene encoding acetylcholine receptor subunit alpha-like — protein MEKIMKFLLLIIFYEAIPCLGQMGGGDDAKTLVTSLFSNYSTMVRPNKDYSKPMNIDLDMILVGINGLDEVEGKLTTTGYLSVRWTDEYLVWDTDIMQLYIPQNKIWKPDLTLKNGFTKLTTLGSDFILVQIMQMGLVWWLPFEVFESKCSIDITHFPFDQQTCDLVFVVWSYFIMDVNVTKGSNGIETEDMEESAQWSIVSTSAKEDKEGTESKVTFTLTLQRSSGYYIFNIIIPVIFLGLLNVFTYVLPADSGEKMGYAMTVFLSFAVFLTIVSSELPKSSGSYFGYYLMALLGFGVITVCCTALELRLHHNQHKVPGWVEKMLRCCCCCCKDNRVNDLGNTKRKKDATWTDVTSFIDFVMFWILFISFIVLTIIVMIILKLRIKMSF, from the coding sequence AtggaaaaaataatgaaatttttacTGTTGATAATATTTTACGAAGCAATTCCATGTCTTGGACAGATGGGTGGAGGCGATGACGCAAAGACTCTTGTCACTAGCCTGTTTTCAAATTATAGTACTATGGTCCGACCAAACAAGGATTATTCGAAACCGATGAACATTGATCTAGACATGATCCTTGTTGGAATTAATGGTTTAGATGAAGTTGAGGGTAAATTAACAACAACTGGTTACCTGTCTGTTAGATGGACTGACGAATATTTAGTATGGGACACTGATATCATGCAACTGTATATTCCTCAGAATAAAATATGGAAACCAGATTTGACACTTAAAAACGGCTTTACAAAATTGACCACACTTGGGTCCGATTTTATCCTAGTCCAGATTATGCAAATGGGACTTGTATGGTGGCTGCCGTTCGAGGTTTTCGAATCTAAATGTTCGATTGACATTACACACTTTCCTTTTGATCAACAAACGTGCGACCTTGTTTTTGTAGTTTGGTCATACTTCATAATGGACGTGAATGTTACAAAAGGTAGCAACGGAATTGAAACAGAAGATATGGAAGAAAGTGCACAATGGAGCATAGTTTCCACTTCCGCAAAAGAGGATAAAGAAGGAACAGAGTCAAAGGTCACATTTACACTTACACTACAACGGAGCTCTGGgtattatatttttaacattattatCCCAGTAATATTTCTAGGACTTCTGAATGTTTTTACTTATGTCCTCCCAGCGGACAGTGGAGAAAAGATGGGTTACGCAATGACGGTTTTCTTATCATTTGCCGTTTTTTTGACAATCGTAAGTTCGGAATTACCCAAATCGTCCGGATCCTATTTCGGATATTATTTGATGGCCTTACTCGGATTTGGTGTAATAACTGTTTGTTGTACGGCACTTGAGCTCCGCCTGCATCACAATCAGCACAAGGTGCCTGGTTGGGTTGAAAAAATGTTGAGATGCTGCTGTTGTTGTTGCAAAGACAACCGCGTCAATGATTTGGGAAACACAAAGAGGAAAAAAGACGCGACCTGGACCGATGTTACCTCTTTTATAGACTTTGTAATGTTTTGGATTTTGTTTATATCATTTATAGTTTTAACTATTATTGTTATGATCATTTTGAAGCTAAGGATTAAAATGtcattttga